A genomic window from Chloroflexota bacterium includes:
- a CDS encoding ABC transporter permease, which translates to MFRKCAQEQKRDLWVLGLSLAFAPLFVLLYWMFTGGNASTSYAVLVINQDTSSPNAGEQAILEMQNLTYKDGSNMLRVHETEDRSQAEKKLRNRGAALLIIIPSDFPTVLLGEDGQSTALEFVGDLSNPYYTIAAVMAMSAIDQYIADTTGVPRPVELVETALGASAARTEFEIYVPGLLVLAVILMIFQAAMLLTREVESGTLRRLQMTRLTAFELIGGTTAWLLVIAIAEVLLTFGVAVALGFRSQGAIWMAIIIGIMTGFSIIGTGMIVAAFSRTVSQAFVIANFPLGFFMFLSGAAFPVPMPVLFRVGEIEIGLGDFLPPTHAVSALNKIFTLGVNFSELAYEFFALTLLSLAYFAIGVWLFRRRHMQ; encoded by the coding sequence GTGTTCCGCAAATGCGCCCAGGAGCAAAAGCGCGATCTATGGGTGCTGGGTCTGAGTTTGGCCTTCGCGCCGCTCTTTGTGCTGTTGTACTGGATGTTCACCGGGGGCAATGCCTCCACCTCGTATGCAGTATTAGTCATCAATCAGGATACAAGCAGCCCCAACGCCGGAGAGCAGGCCATCCTGGAGATGCAAAATCTCACCTATAAAGATGGCAGTAATATGCTGCGAGTGCATGAAACTGAAGATCGTTCTCAGGCAGAAAAGAAACTGCGCAACCGCGGCGCGGCGTTGCTCATTATTATTCCTTCTGATTTTCCAACAGTGCTTTTGGGCGAAGATGGACAATCCACGGCGCTTGAGTTTGTCGGCGATCTTTCCAATCCCTATTACACCATTGCAGCGGTCATGGCGATGAGCGCCATAGATCAGTATATAGCTGACACGACAGGGGTGCCGCGCCCCGTTGAACTTGTGGAGACAGCTTTGGGGGCTTCGGCGGCGCGCACCGAATTCGAGATTTATGTCCCCGGACTGCTGGTACTGGCAGTCATCTTGATGATTTTCCAGGCAGCCATGCTGCTGACGCGCGAAGTCGAGAGCGGCACTCTCCGTCGCTTGCAAATGACTCGCCTGACAGCGTTTGAATTAATTGGGGGGACCACCGCCTGGTTATTAGTGATTGCAATTGCCGAAGTGCTGTTAACCTTTGGCGTAGCTGTGGCGCTGGGTTTTCGCAGTCAGGGCGCCATTTGGATGGCAATCATAATTGGCATTATGACCGGTTTTTCAATTATCGGCACAGGGATGATTGTGGCCGCCTTCTCACGCACAGTCTCGCAAGCCTTTGTGATTGCTAATTTCCCCCTGGGGTTTTTCATGTTCCTGAGCGGTGCAGCCTTCCCCGTCCCGATGCCAGTACTGTTTCGCGTAGGCGAAATTGAGATCGGCTTGGGCGATTTTTTGCCGCCCACGCACGCTGTTTCAGCGCTGAATAAGATTTTCACATTAGGGGTAAATTTTAGCGAATTGGCCTATGAATTTTTCGCCCTGACGCTGCTATCGCTGGCGTATTTTGCTATTGGGGTGTGGCTCTTCCGACGACGACATATGCAGTAA
- a CDS encoding TfoX/Sxy family protein codes for MEDLTKLPNIGPVLAEKLKEIGVNTYDDLAEMGSVEALIRIGQTDITAFANMLYALEGAILGVRWHDIPKDYREKVKNEFYRAIDVQPKR; via the coding sequence ATGGAAGACCTCACAAAACTCCCCAATATCGGGCCAGTATTGGCCGAAAAACTGAAAGAAATTGGTGTCAATACCTATGACGATCTGGCCGAGATGGGCAGCGTCGAAGCATTGATCCGCATTGGGCAGACAGATATAACCGCGTTTGCCAATATGCTCTATGCTCTGGAGGGGGCCATTCTGGGTGTACGCTGGCATGACATTCCCAAGGATTATCGGGAAAAAGTTAAAAACGAGTTTTATCGGGCGATTGACGTGCAGCCCAAACGATAA
- a CDS encoding DNA translocase FtsK, producing the protein MARKKTSSSRKKTSPKKRKTVAPKRPGLSLDRKLDIAGVVMAAIGLLTLFGMLAPNNSAIMGGWLGIVLQLFGWGGYILPLGLIVVGLWLIFRNFERLPQLSLERAVGIFLLYVFLLALFSFFAHLIELSALITLNPETSGGGVLGGWFFNLLNSLLGIGGALVILFAWLVLALVITLDMTVWEMFRWLAPLGMSFRSARQRVFDGMRTILKKIFPPPQQAMPTRPAAGVAVPQGAAPSQGLSTEQPNAEPVPPPHEWVLPGVDEILEAGDEVPIDDEFDRQRARTIEETLASFGAPGRVVEINRGPTITQFGIEPDFIESRGTRRRVRVNKIANLADDMALALAATRVRVEAPVPGKGYVGIEVPNENSALVSLHDGITNAAFSRLDSRPLSFALGQDVAGNAVAADLAAMPHLLIAGTTGSGKSVCVNAIIACLLVHNTPDELRLIMVDPKRVELTGYDGIPHLLAPVVVELDRVVGALQWVTREMDQRYEKFADIGARNLIDYNAQADSHGLRKLPYLVVIIDELADLMMLAPDETERSITRMAQLARATGIHMVIATQRPSVDVVTGLIKANFPARIAFATASGTDSRVILDQPGAERLLGRGDMLFMAPDAPAAVRLQGVFVSDLEILRLVQYWRRQHGYVAPTSVATAAGGYPDGVPRHIPLKQLEFWDEEKMKPDKDRDVLYDEAVDLIRRKGRASVSMLQRALRIGYTRAARLIDTLEQDGIIGGSTGSAAPRDVLDYGPAAPPADQD; encoded by the coding sequence ATGGCCCGCAAAAAAACGTCCTCATCGCGTAAAAAAACCAGCCCCAAAAAACGCAAAACAGTTGCCCCCAAACGCCCGGGGTTATCCCTGGATCGCAAACTCGATATCGCCGGGGTGGTCATGGCTGCGATTGGCTTGCTGACTCTCTTTGGGATGCTCGCGCCCAACAACAGCGCTATCATGGGCGGCTGGCTGGGGATCGTGTTGCAACTTTTTGGCTGGGGTGGCTATATTTTGCCGTTGGGCCTGATTGTGGTTGGTTTGTGGCTGATTTTTCGCAATTTCGAGCGCTTGCCGCAGCTCTCGTTGGAACGCGCTGTCGGTATTTTTCTGCTATATGTGTTTTTGCTGGCGCTCTTTTCTTTTTTCGCACATCTCATTGAACTCAGCGCCCTGATTACACTAAACCCTGAAACCAGTGGCGGGGGTGTTCTGGGCGGGTGGTTTTTCAATTTACTGAACTCATTACTAGGCATTGGCGGAGCGCTGGTGATTTTGTTCGCCTGGCTGGTGCTGGCGCTGGTTATCACCCTGGATATGACCGTTTGGGAGATGTTCCGTTGGCTGGCTCCTTTGGGGATGAGTTTTCGCTCGGCGCGGCAACGTGTTTTCGATGGGATGAGGACGATCCTGAAGAAGATTTTCCCCCCACCCCAACAGGCTATGCCGACGCGGCCCGCGGCGGGGGTGGCCGTTCCTCAGGGGGCAGCACCCTCACAGGGCTTGTCCACCGAACAGCCCAATGCCGAACCCGTGCCCCCCCCCCACGAGTGGGTGCTTCCTGGGGTGGATGAAATCCTGGAAGCCGGTGACGAAGTCCCGATTGATGATGAATTTGATCGCCAACGCGCCAGAACCATCGAAGAGACGTTGGCATCCTTTGGCGCGCCGGGGCGTGTCGTCGAGATCAACCGCGGCCCCACGATAACACAATTTGGCATCGAGCCCGATTTTATTGAATCGCGCGGTACGCGGCGGCGCGTGCGCGTGAATAAAATTGCTAACCTGGCCGACGATATGGCCCTGGCGTTGGCCGCCACGCGTGTGCGCGTTGAGGCGCCCGTTCCGGGCAAGGGCTACGTGGGGATTGAAGTGCCCAATGAAAATTCTGCACTGGTATCGTTGCACGATGGCATTACCAATGCAGCTTTCAGCCGACTCGATAGCCGTCCGTTGAGTTTTGCCCTGGGGCAAGATGTGGCCGGTAACGCCGTGGCGGCTGATCTGGCAGCCATGCCGCACCTGCTCATCGCCGGGACAACCGGTTCTGGTAAGTCGGTGTGTGTCAACGCGATTATTGCCTGTCTGTTGGTACATAATACCCCCGATGAACTGCGCCTGATTATGGTGGACCCCAAACGTGTGGAGCTAACCGGTTATGACGGCATTCCGCATTTGCTGGCTCCGGTGGTTGTCGAGCTAGACCGTGTGGTGGGCGCGCTGCAATGGGTGACGCGCGAGATGGATCAGCGTTACGAGAAATTTGCCGATATTGGGGCGCGTAATCTGATCGATTACAACGCCCAGGCCGATTCGCACGGGCTGCGCAAGCTGCCCTATTTGGTAGTCATCATAGACGAATTGGCCGACCTGATGATGCTGGCCCCCGATGAGACCGAACGCTCGATTACGCGCATGGCGCAATTGGCGCGCGCCACCGGCATTCATATGGTGATTGCCACGCAGCGCCCCTCGGTAGATGTGGTCACCGGGCTGATTAAGGCCAACTTCCCCGCCCGGATTGCTTTCGCCACAGCATCGGGGACGGACAGCCGCGTGATCCTTGACCAGCCCGGCGCCGAGCGGTTGCTGGGCCGCGGCGATATGCTCTTTATGGCGCCCGATGCCCCCGCAGCGGTGCGCTTGCAGGGTGTCTTTGTCTCTGATCTGGAAATCTTGCGGCTGGTGCAATACTGGCGCAGGCAGCATGGCTATGTTGCCCCCACTTCGGTGGCTACTGCCGCCGGAGGCTACCCCGATGGCGTGCCGCGCCATATCCCCCTCAAGCAATTGGAATTCTGGGACGAAGAGAAGATGAAGCCAGACAAGGACCGCGATGTACTCTACGATGAAGCCGTAGACCTGATCCGGCGTAAGGGGCGCGCCTCGGTTTCGATGTTGCAGCGTGCCCTGCGGATTGGTTATACCCGCGCTGCGCGTCTGATTGACACCCTGGAGCAAGATGGCATCATCGGCGGTTCTACGGGCAGCGCGGCGCCGCGCGATGTGCTCGATTATGGGCCAGCCGCGCCGCCCGCGGATCAAGATTAG
- a CDS encoding ribonuclease Z, protein MFQITFLGTSASAPSFHRGLSSQVIQHNEHRFLIDCGEGTQRQILRSGLGFKGLNRILITHSHLDHILGLGGLVSTLARWETMDEMVIMGSARTLERIDDLLFQVVFRGVRPPIDVRLEAISPGVIFTNKDFSVSAFDVTHRGAASLGYLFEETSRRPFLTDKADALNIPPGPWRGQLVRGEVVTLPDGREIHPDEVLGPVREGVRMALVGDTGRTDNLLEHLRGLDALIIESTYLESEVDMARQFGHLTAQQAANFATDAETKHLILTHLSRRYRERDVLSEARANFNNVRVARDFDSYEIRRGECKRIEPVSKNFHHREEN, encoded by the coding sequence TTGTTTCAGATTACTTTTCTCGGCACTTCTGCTTCGGCACCCTCGTTTCATCGCGGGCTGTCATCGCAGGTGATTCAACATAATGAACACCGCTTTTTGATCGACTGCGGCGAAGGCACCCAACGGCAAATTTTACGTTCAGGGTTGGGCTTTAAGGGGCTAAACCGCATCCTGATCACCCATAGCCATCTCGACCATATTCTGGGGCTGGGGGGGCTGGTATCAACCCTGGCGCGCTGGGAAACGATGGATGAGATGGTGATTATGGGCTCGGCGCGCACGCTTGAGCGCATTGACGATTTGCTCTTCCAAGTTGTTTTTCGGGGCGTGCGTCCGCCCATTGATGTGCGTCTGGAAGCCATTTCGCCGGGGGTTATTTTCACGAATAAAGATTTCAGCGTATCGGCGTTTGATGTTACTCACCGCGGGGCAGCCTCATTGGGATATTTGTTTGAGGAGACCTCGCGTCGCCCCTTTTTAACAGACAAGGCCGATGCGCTGAATATTCCCCCCGGCCCGTGGCGTGGACAACTCGTGCGAGGCGAGGTGGTGACTCTGCCCGATGGGCGCGAGATTCACCCCGATGAGGTACTCGGCCCGGTGCGCGAGGGCGTGCGCATGGCGCTTGTCGGCGATACCGGCCGCACCGACAACTTGCTCGAACATCTGCGTGGTTTGGATGCGCTGATTATCGAATCAACGTATCTCGAATCAGAGGTGGATATGGCACGCCAATTTGGACATCTTACCGCACAGCAAGCAGCCAATTTTGCCACCGATGCCGAAACTAAACACCTGATTCTGACACATCTCTCGCGGCGTTATCGCGAACGCGATGTATTATCAGAAGCCCGTGCCAATTTTAATAACGTGCGCGTGGCGCGCGACTTCGATAGTTACGAAATTCGCCGGGGAGAGTGTAAGCGCATTGAACCGGTATCGAAAAATTTTCATCACCGCGAAGAAAACTGA